A DNA window from Phaeobacter sp. A36a-5a contains the following coding sequences:
- a CDS encoding valine--tRNA ligase, whose product MAMDKTFNAAEAETRLSEAWEKAGCFRAGANAKRSETYSVMIPPPNVTGVLHMGHAFNNTLQDILIRWKRMQGYDTLWQPGTDHAGIATQMVVERMLAQTQQPSRGELGREKFLEKIWEWKEQSGGTIINQLKRLGASCDYDRTAFTMAGAAGDTRTGHENSPNFHDAVIKVFVEMYNKGLIYRGKRLVNWDPHFETAISDLEVENIEVAGHMWHFKYPLAGGATYTYVEKDEDGNVILEEERDYISIATTRPETMLGDGAVAVHPSDERYAPIVGKLCEIPVGPKEHRRLIPIITDEYPDKDFGSGAVKITGAHDFNDYQVAKRGGIPMYNLMDTKANMRSDGAPYAEEAAKAQAIANGEAEFTEASIAAMNMVPEEYRGLDRFEARKRVVADITAEGLAVMQTTSRTVKDEDGNETEVTETTPYVENKPIMQPFGDRSKVVIEPMLTDQWFVDAAKIVGPALDAVKDGTVKILPESGEKTYYHWLENIEPWCISRQLWWGHQIPVWYGPLRTDEKGTAVVDKLEESLAKGKYSPPEVSPREDAWNEVMFPSASGAQTYFCAESNDAVLAKAKAYYGTEVQIVENRDESFDFWHENPGVIPIWRDPDVLDTWFSSGLWPIGTLGWPEWSEDTSKYFPTSTLVTGQDILFFWVARMMMMQLAVLDQDLPVEQRIPFDTVYLHGLVRDAKGKKMSKSTGNVVDPLEIIDEYGADALRFTNAAMASLGGVLKLDMQRIAGYRNFGTKLWNAVNFAHFNNVYDADTPAYDIPDAKAAVNQWIIGETAKVRVEVDAALEAFRFNDAALGLYAFVWGKVCDWYIELSKPLFGSEDEAVIAETRQTLGWVLDQCMILLHPIMPFITEELWGNTAKRSNMLVHEDWPTYGTELLNADADAEMNWVITAIENIRSTRAQMHVPAGAKIPMVVTEFSDQARSAWEKNEAMIQKLARITTLEQVDTFPKGCASVAAPGASFGLPLADVIDVDAEKARLEKTLGKLAKELGGLRGRLNNPKFAASAPEEVVAEARENLNLREEEEAKVKEALARLAEIG is encoded by the coding sequence ATGGCGATGGACAAGACATTTAACGCAGCCGAAGCCGAAACCCGGCTTTCCGAGGCCTGGGAAAAGGCAGGCTGTTTCCGCGCAGGTGCAAACGCCAAGCGCAGCGAAACCTACAGCGTCATGATCCCGCCCCCGAATGTCACGGGCGTCCTGCACATGGGCCATGCCTTCAACAACACGCTTCAGGACATCCTGATCCGCTGGAAACGGATGCAGGGGTATGACACGCTCTGGCAGCCCGGCACCGATCACGCGGGCATCGCCACCCAGATGGTGGTGGAGCGCATGTTGGCCCAGACCCAGCAGCCCTCCCGCGGAGAACTGGGCCGCGAGAAGTTCCTGGAAAAGATCTGGGAATGGAAAGAACAATCCGGCGGCACCATCATCAACCAGCTGAAGCGCCTTGGCGCTTCCTGTGACTATGACCGCACCGCCTTCACCATGGCCGGCGCTGCGGGCGACACCCGCACGGGCCATGAGAATTCGCCCAATTTCCACGATGCGGTGATCAAGGTCTTTGTTGAGATGTACAACAAGGGGCTGATCTACCGTGGCAAGCGGCTGGTGAACTGGGACCCGCATTTCGAAACTGCGATCTCCGACCTTGAGGTGGAGAATATCGAGGTTGCGGGCCACATGTGGCACTTCAAATACCCGCTCGCCGGTGGGGCCACCTACACCTATGTGGAGAAGGACGAGGACGGCAATGTCATCCTCGAGGAAGAGCGCGACTATATCTCCATCGCCACCACCCGTCCCGAAACCATGCTGGGCGACGGCGCGGTGGCTGTGCATCCTTCGGATGAACGCTACGCGCCTATTGTGGGCAAGCTGTGCGAAATCCCGGTCGGCCCCAAGGAGCACCGCCGCCTGATCCCGATCATCACTGATGAATACCCGGACAAGGATTTCGGCTCTGGTGCCGTTAAGATCACCGGCGCGCATGATTTCAATGACTATCAGGTCGCCAAACGCGGCGGCATTCCGATGTATAACCTGATGGATACCAAGGCGAATATGCGCAGCGACGGCGCGCCCTATGCCGAGGAAGCCGCCAAAGCACAGGCCATCGCCAATGGCGAGGCAGAGTTCACCGAAGCCAGCATCGCCGCGATGAACATGGTGCCGGAAGAATACCGTGGCCTGGACCGTTTCGAGGCACGCAAACGCGTGGTCGCTGACATCACCGCCGAAGGTCTCGCCGTGATGCAGACCACCAGCAGAACGGTGAAGGATGAGGACGGCAACGAGACCGAGGTGACCGAGACCACGCCTTATGTCGAGAACAAGCCGATCATGCAGCCCTTTGGCGACCGCTCCAAAGTGGTGATCGAGCCGATGCTGACCGACCAGTGGTTCGTGGACGCCGCCAAAATCGTTGGCCCGGCGCTGGACGCGGTGAAAGACGGCACCGTCAAGATCCTGCCGGAAAGCGGCGAGAAGACCTATTACCACTGGCTGGAAAACATCGAGCCCTGGTGCATCTCGCGCCAGCTGTGGTGGGGCCACCAGATCCCGGTTTGGTACGGGCCACTTAGGACGGACGAAAAGGGCACTGCTGTAGTTGATAAGCTCGAAGAATCTTTGGCGAAAGGAAAATACAGCCCGCCGGAAGTTTCTCCCAGAGAAGATGCGTGGAACGAAGTGATGTTTCCGTCTGCAAGCGGCGCACAGACGTACTTTTGTGCGGAAAGCAACGATGCAGTGCTCGCCAAGGCGAAGGCATACTACGGCACAGAAGTACAGATCGTCGAAAATCGGGACGAATCTTTCGATTTCTGGCATGAAAACCCGGGAGTTATTCCAATCTGGCGCGACCCCGACGTGCTGGACACATGGTTCTCTTCAGGCCTCTGGCCCATCGGCACGCTTGGCTGGCCGGAATGGTCTGAGGACACCTCGAAATATTTCCCGACCTCGACGCTGGTCACAGGCCAAGACATCCTGTTCTTCTGGGTGGCGCGGATGATGATGATGCAGCTGGCGGTTCTGGATCAGGATCTGCCGGTCGAACAGCGCATCCCGTTTGACACCGTCTACCTCCACGGCCTCGTCCGCGATGCCAAGGGCAAGAAGATGTCGAAATCCACCGGCAACGTGGTCGACCCGCTGGAGATCATCGACGAATACGGCGCCGACGCGCTGCGTTTTACCAATGCGGCGATGGCCAGCCTTGGTGGCGTGCTGAAGCTCGACATGCAGCGCATCGCAGGCTACCGCAACTTTGGCACCAAACTGTGGAATGCGGTGAACTTCGCCCATTTCAACAATGTCTATGACGCCGACACCCCCGCCTATGACATCCCCGATGCCAAGGCTGCCGTGAACCAGTGGATCATCGGCGAAACCGCCAAGGTCCGGGTCGAGGTGGACGCCGCCCTTGAGGCCTTCCGCTTCAACGACGCCGCCCTCGGCCTCTACGCCTTTGTCTGGGGCAAGGTCTGCGACTGGTACATCGAACTCAGCAAACCACTGTTCGGCTCCGAGGATGAGGCGGTGATCGCCGAAACCCGGCAGACGCTGGGCTGGGTGCTGGATCAGTGCATGATCCTCCTGCATCCGATCATGCCCTTCATCACCGAAGAGCTGTGGGGCAATACCGCCAAGCGGTCAAACATGCTGGTGCATGAAGACTGGCCGACCTATGGCACCGAGCTGTTGAACGCCGATGCGGACGCCGAAATGAACTGGGTGATCACCGCGATCGAGAACATCCGCTCCACCCGCGCGCAGATGCACGTCCCGGCGGGCGCCAAGATCCCGATGGTGGTGACAGAATTCTCCGATCAGGCGCGCAGCGCCTGGGAGAAGAACGAGGCGATGATCCAGAAACTGGCCCGCATCACCACGCTGGAACAGGTCGACACCTTCCCCAAGGGCTGCGCAAGCGTCGCCGCCCCCGGTGCCTCCTTCGGTCTGCCGCTGGCGGATGTCATCGACGTGGACGCCGAAAAGGCGCGTCTGGAGAAGACCCTGGGCAAGCTGGCCAAGGAGCTGGGCGGCCTGCGCGGACGTCTCAACAACCCCAAATTCGCGGCCTCCGCCCCCGAAGAGGTGGTCGCCGAGGCCCGCGAAAACCTGAACCTGCGCGAGGAAGAAGAAGCCAAGGTGAAGGAAGCGCTGGCGCGCCTTGCCGAGATCGGCTGA
- a CDS encoding Lrp/AsnC family transcriptional regulator — protein sequence MQTDETDQHLLTLLRENARRPVADLARRLGLARTTVQARIERLETSGVISGYTLRTSSQARPPLQATVLISIEPRSGPEVLARLRGLPGVEVVHTTSGRFDLLAQVVAQTTAELDETIDRIGEARGVRSSESLIHLATKLDRTGQ from the coding sequence ATGCAAACCGACGAAACCGACCAACATCTGCTGACGCTCCTGCGCGAGAACGCCCGCCGCCCTGTGGCGGATCTGGCCCGGCGTCTGGGGCTGGCGCGCACGACGGTGCAGGCACGGATCGAGCGGCTGGAGACCTCAGGCGTGATCAGCGGCTACACGCTGCGCACCTCGTCGCAGGCGCGTCCGCCGCTTCAGGCGACGGTGCTGATCTCGATTGAACCCCGCTCCGGCCCCGAGGTGCTGGCCCGGCTGCGCGGCTTACCCGGCGTCGAGGTGGTCCATACCACCTCGGGGCGCTTTGACCTTCTGGCACAGGTGGTGGCGCAGACCACGGCGGAGCTGGACGAAACCATTGACCGCATCGGCGAGGCACGCGGCGTGCGCTCTTCCGAAAGCCTGATCCATCTCGCAACCAAACTGGACCGCACCGGCCAATAG
- a CDS encoding type III PLP-dependent enzyme translates to MQQIPPLWLSPETHLARSTPDHPILYFSPRVLHDVANRFQKGFPGLVTYAVKANPHPAVLSNLVAAGITGFDVASPAEMDAVRAASPDAVMHYNNPVRSEVEIAAGIAHGVASWSVDEASELDKLAEVPKTCEIAVRFALPVAGAAYDFGSKFGAEPELAIELLKRVAAQGWTPALCFHPGTQCEDESAWVEYVHAAKRIVDAAGVRIARLNVGGGFAANRDGVAPDLEKVFAAISAAADEAFGAERPQLICEPGRAMVSESFTLAARVKGMRKQGAVVFLNDGIYGGLVDIRDMGLPGRVEVVAADGTRRVADCQPRVVFGPTCDSLDRLPDGLPLPGDTRIGDYVLFPGLGAYSSAMSTQFNGYGLSDVATVIELSGQARP, encoded by the coding sequence ATGCAGCAGATCCCACCCCTCTGGCTTTCCCCTGAAACTCATCTGGCGCGCAGCACCCCGGATCATCCGATCCTCTATTTCTCGCCGCGGGTGCTGCATGATGTGGCCAACCGCTTTCAAAAAGGCTTTCCGGGGCTGGTGACCTATGCGGTGAAGGCCAACCCGCATCCTGCTGTGCTGTCCAATCTGGTGGCGGCGGGGATCACCGGTTTTGATGTGGCGTCGCCTGCGGAAATGGATGCGGTGCGCGCGGCAAGCCCCGATGCGGTGATGCATTACAACAACCCGGTGCGGTCGGAGGTGGAGATCGCTGCAGGGATCGCCCATGGCGTTGCCAGCTGGTCTGTGGATGAGGCCAGCGAGCTGGACAAGCTGGCCGAGGTGCCCAAGACCTGCGAAATCGCCGTGCGCTTTGCGCTGCCGGTGGCCGGTGCCGCCTATGATTTCGGCAGTAAATTCGGGGCCGAACCCGAGCTAGCGATTGAGCTGCTGAAACGGGTGGCAGCTCAGGGCTGGACCCCGGCCTTGTGTTTTCACCCCGGTACCCAATGCGAGGATGAGAGCGCCTGGGTCGAATATGTTCATGCCGCCAAACGGATCGTGGATGCCGCCGGTGTCCGCATTGCCCGGCTCAATGTCGGCGGGGGGTTTGCTGCCAACCGTGACGGGGTGGCGCCGGACCTGGAAAAGGTTTTTGCGGCGATTTCAGCTGCCGCCGATGAGGCTTTTGGTGCGGAGAGGCCGCAGCTGATCTGCGAGCCGGGGCGCGCGATGGTCTCTGAAAGCTTTACCCTGGCGGCGCGCGTCAAGGGGATGCGCAAGCAGGGCGCGGTGGTGTTCCTGAACGACGGGATCTATGGCGGGCTGGTCGATATCCGCGACATGGGCCTGCCGGGCCGGGTCGAGGTGGTGGCCGCCGATGGCACCCGCCGGGTGGCGGACTGCCAGCCGCGGGTGGTCTTCGGGCCGACCTGCGACAGCCTGGACCGGCTGCCGGATGGGCTGCCGCTGCCAGGCGACACCCGGATCGGTGACTATGTGCTGTTTCCGGGGCTTGGTGCCTATTCCTCGGCCATGAGCACGCAGTTCAACGGTTATGGGCTGTCGGACGTGGCGACAGTGATCGAGCTGTCTGGACAAGCGCGCCCCTGA
- a CDS encoding xanthine dehydrogenase family protein molybdopterin-binding subunit, which translates to MDKFGKSQPVRRVEDVRFLTGQGRYLEDIAPAGALRAWVLRSPVAHGTITHLDLDMAREADGVAAVLALADLEAAGLIVGMDGAVVTNRDGSKAAAPERPMLARERVRFVGEPIAVVIAETLDQARDAGEMIELDIDDLPAKLDLVAGGEQLHPEAPDNRAFDWGMGDEAATDAAFAAAAHRVALQVEDNRIIVNTMEPRGCFARWADGRLQFTYGGQGVWAMKKQLSDKLGLAPEAVHVTTPDVGGGFGMKAMPYPEYFAVAHAARLLGRPVLWISDRTEAMLSDNAGRDLTSLAELAFDADLRITGYRVHSHCNLGAYNSHFGQPVQTQLFSRVLAGVYDIRATWLRVEGIYTNTAQVDAYRGAGRPEAIYVLERVMDHAAHALGVDPWELRRRNFIRADQFPYQTATDETYDVGDFHQLLARTEEAADLAGFAGRKAADAERGNLRGVGLCYYIESILGDPSESAEVAFEAEGRVSIYVGTQSNGQGHETVYAQFLADQTGIPAADITVVQGDSDRIAQGGGTGGSRSVTTQANATLAAVDVMIAAFTPFLEEELGVAHGSVTFDGERFTAPGSNQRPSLVEAAEMARAQGRHELLRHAARAKLPGRSFPNGAHVAEIVIDPETGLSHVDRYTVVDDFGNLINPLLAEGQVHGGVVQGLGQAILERVVYDADGQLLTASFMDYALPRAADVPMIEVGFAPVPSTQNPMGMKGCGEAGTVGALAAVANAVQDAVRERGVQQIEMPFTPLRLWEALRNVADAAE; encoded by the coding sequence ATGGATAAATTCGGCAAGAGCCAACCCGTGAGACGGGTCGAGGATGTGCGGTTTCTGACCGGGCAGGGGCGCTATCTGGAAGATATCGCGCCAGCCGGGGCGCTGCGGGCCTGGGTGCTGCGCAGCCCTGTCGCCCATGGCACCATCACCCATCTGGATCTCGACATGGCGCGCGAGGCCGACGGCGTCGCGGCGGTGCTGGCGTTGGCTGATCTTGAGGCAGCTGGACTGATCGTGGGCATGGACGGTGCCGTGGTGACCAACCGCGATGGCAGCAAGGCAGCTGCGCCCGAACGGCCAATGCTGGCGCGCGAGCGGGTTCGATTTGTCGGTGAGCCGATTGCGGTGGTGATTGCCGAGACGCTGGATCAGGCGCGTGACGCAGGTGAGATGATCGAGCTTGATATCGACGATCTGCCGGCGAAACTGGATCTGGTCGCCGGGGGCGAGCAGCTGCACCCGGAGGCGCCTGACAACCGGGCCTTTGACTGGGGCATGGGCGATGAGGCCGCGACGGACGCCGCATTCGCCGCTGCCGCCCACCGGGTGGCGCTACAGGTCGAAGACAACCGGATCATTGTCAACACGATGGAGCCGCGCGGCTGTTTTGCGCGCTGGGCCGATGGCCGGTTGCAGTTCACCTATGGCGGTCAGGGCGTCTGGGCGATGAAAAAGCAGCTCAGCGATAAGCTGGGACTGGCGCCCGAGGCGGTGCATGTCACCACACCGGATGTTGGTGGCGGCTTTGGCATGAAGGCGATGCCGTACCCAGAGTATTTCGCGGTTGCCCATGCCGCGCGGTTGCTGGGTCGGCCGGTTCTGTGGATCTCGGACCGTACCGAGGCGATGCTGAGCGATAATGCCGGGCGCGATCTGACCTCTCTGGCGGAGCTGGCCTTTGATGCGGATCTGCGCATTACCGGCTACCGGGTCCACAGCCATTGCAACCTTGGCGCCTATAATTCACATTTCGGCCAGCCGGTGCAGACGCAGCTGTTCAGCCGGGTGCTGGCCGGGGTCTATGACATCCGCGCCACCTGGCTGCGGGTTGAGGGGATCTATACCAATACCGCTCAGGTCGATGCCTATCGCGGGGCCGGTCGGCCGGAGGCGATCTATGTGCTGGAGCGGGTGATGGATCACGCCGCTCACGCGCTGGGCGTCGACCCATGGGAGCTGCGGCGACGCAATTTTATCCGCGCCGACCAGTTTCCCTACCAGACCGCAACGGATGAGACCTATGACGTCGGCGATTTCCACCAGCTGCTGGCGCGCACCGAAGAGGCGGCAGATCTGGCGGGATTCGCTGGGCGCAAGGCCGCTGATGCGGAACGCGGAAATTTACGGGGCGTTGGGCTGTGTTACTATATCGAAAGTATTTTGGGCGATCCTTCTGAAAGCGCGGAGGTCGCCTTTGAAGCGGAGGGTCGGGTGAGCATCTATGTCGGAACGCAGAGCAACGGGCAGGGCCATGAAACGGTCTATGCGCAGTTTCTTGCGGATCAGACCGGAATCCCTGCCGCTGATATCACCGTGGTGCAGGGCGACAGCGACAGGATTGCCCAGGGCGGCGGCACCGGCGGATCGCGTTCGGTGACCACCCAGGCCAATGCCACGCTTGCAGCCGTCGATGTGATGATCGCCGCCTTTACCCCCTTCCTTGAGGAGGAGCTGGGCGTCGCCCATGGCTCCGTCACCTTTGACGGGGAACGGTTCACTGCCCCGGGCAGCAACCAGCGGCCAAGCCTGGTGGAGGCCGCAGAGATGGCCCGTGCGCAAGGCCGCCACGAGTTGCTGCGTCACGCGGCACGGGCCAAACTGCCGGGGCGTTCGTTTCCAAACGGAGCCCATGTTGCCGAGATCGTGATCGACCCGGAAACCGGGCTGAGCCATGTTGATCGCTACACGGTGGTTGATGACTTTGGCAATCTCATCAACCCGTTGCTGGCTGAAGGTCAGGTTCATGGCGGGGTGGTGCAGGGGCTGGGGCAGGCGATTCTGGAGCGTGTCGTCTACGATGCCGACGGGCAGCTGCTCACAGCATCGTTTATGGACTATGCCTTGCCGCGTGCCGCCGATGTGCCGATGATTGAGGTAGGCTTTGCGCCAGTGCCATCGACCCAGAACCCGATGGGTATGAAAGGTTGCGGCGAGGCCGGAACCGTGGGGGCGCTGGCGGCGGTTGCCAATGCGGTGCAGGACGCGGTCCGGGAGCGCGGCGTTCAGCAGATAGAGATGCCGTTTACACCACTTAGACTATGGGAAGCATTGAGGAATGTCGCTGACGCAGCTGAGTAA
- a CDS encoding DUF2235 domain-containing protein, whose product MSLTQLSKRILGWLGRPLRSEHSAETKLRGPQAHVIILDGTMSTLEPGHETHAGMVYRLCREVGPQVSVFYEAGVQWQSWRKTTDVMIGRGINRQIRRAYGYLASRYRPGDRIYLMGYSRGAYAVRSLAGVIDEVGLLKAEHATVRNIRTAYRHYQCGGASASGMRNHTATSLPPVAETGAETAPEPDATGHGQAMAQTGACVASTFSERYCHRNVEIEMVGVWDTVKALGLRLPLLWRWAERRHGFHNHQLGRHVKNGFHALALDETRRVFEPVLWECPDGHDGKVEQVWFRGSHGDVGGQLGGFEAARPLSNVSLVWMLERAENCGLPLPRDWRMRFPVDPTAPSVGTWRGWGKIFLLRGKRRVGLDSSERLHSSVGANATDKRLAHWQSEMSKAAR is encoded by the coding sequence ATGTCGCTGACGCAGCTGAGTAAGAGGATCCTGGGATGGCTTGGGCGGCCTTTGCGCTCCGAGCATTCCGCCGAGACCAAGCTGCGTGGGCCGCAGGCGCATGTGATCATCCTGGATGGCACCATGTCGACGCTGGAACCCGGACATGAGACCCATGCGGGCATGGTCTACCGGCTGTGCCGCGAGGTCGGCCCGCAGGTTTCGGTGTTCTATGAGGCCGGTGTGCAATGGCAGAGCTGGCGCAAGACGACGGATGTGATGATCGGGCGCGGCATCAACCGTCAGATCCGCCGAGCCTATGGCTATCTTGCCTCGCGCTATCGTCCTGGCGACCGGATCTACCTGATGGGCTATTCGCGGGGGGCCTATGCGGTGCGCTCCCTTGCGGGGGTCATTGACGAGGTGGGGCTGCTGAAGGCCGAACATGCCACGGTGCGCAATATCCGCACCGCCTACCGGCATTATCAATGCGGCGGGGCCTCGGCCAGCGGGATGCGTAATCATACCGCCACCAGCCTGCCGCCCGTGGCAGAGACGGGCGCAGAGACGGCCCCTGAACCCGATGCGACCGGTCATGGGCAGGCAATGGCGCAGACCGGAGCCTGTGTCGCCTCCACCTTCAGCGAGCGGTATTGCCACCGAAATGTGGAGATCGAAATGGTGGGGGTCTGGGATACGGTGAAGGCGCTGGGTCTGCGCCTGCCGCTGCTATGGCGCTGGGCGGAGCGGCGACACGGATTTCACAACCATCAGCTGGGCCGACATGTGAAGAACGGCTTTCACGCGCTTGCGCTGGACGAAACCCGCCGGGTGTTTGAGCCGGTTCTCTGGGAATGCCCGGATGGTCACGACGGCAAGGTTGAGCAGGTCTGGTTTCGCGGCAGCCATGGCGATGTCGGCGGGCAGCTGGGCGGGTTCGAAGCGGCGCGGCCGCTGTCAAATGTCTCGCTGGTGTGGATGCTGGAACGGGCAGAAAACTGTGGCCTACCGCTGCCGCGCGACTGGCGGATGCGGTTTCCGGTTGATCCGACGGCGCCCTCCGTCGGGACCTGGCGCGGCTGGGGCAAGATTTTCCTGCTGCGCGGCAAGCGGCGGGTCGGGCTGGACAGCAGCGAGAGGCTGCACAGCAGCGTTGGCGCCAATGCCACCGACAAACGTCTGGCGCATTGGCAATCAGAGATGTCGAAGGCAGCCCGCTAG
- a CDS encoding tyrosine-type recombinase/integrase has translation MHMVNTNVTPSTNNAGLVGLRFFFETTCKQPAMKDCLHFRTEPRKLPVVFSAEEVFEILRVAPGPRLKYRAALSISYGTGVRASEVCNLKVTDIDSDRMLIHVEKGKGGKDRKVTL, from the coding sequence CTGCATATGGTGAACACGAATGTCACCCCGTCGACCAACAATGCGGGGCTTGTGGGTTTGCGGTTCTTTTTCGAGACGACGTGTAAACAGCCCGCGATGAAGGATTGCCTGCACTTTCGCACGGAACCGCGCAAGCTTCCGGTGGTGTTCAGCGCCGAAGAGGTGTTCGAGATACTCAGGGTCGCGCCCGGCCCTCGGCTTAAGTATCGAGCGGCGCTCAGTATTTCCTACGGTACAGGGGTGCGCGCGTCGGAAGTTTGCAATCTCAAGGTCACGGATATCGACAGCGATCGGATGTTGATCCACGTCGAAAAGGGCAAGGGCGGCAAGGATCGCAAGGTGACGCTGTAG
- a CDS encoding alpha/beta hydrolase family protein: MKRLALLTMLGLPIAAPVAADMLPGYDRFDLTADHRASPIAASIWYPAANPTYRAPVGDGPIFDPTFAFIGPAIAQGEHPLVLLSHGSGGNSDSLGWLTSGLVANGAIVLAVNHPGSTSGDSSPRRSVDLGARANDLTAALDMILADPAFAPFIDPDRIGVVGFSLGGTTALGMAGVRFDGAAQDTNCSTGPDAADCVFFRRGGVRFADYPGFEADARDPRISRAVIVDPGFGGAADPGTLQGALAGITLINLGDADRLGAVDVGPDGNDLANRLPDATYVEIAAANHFTFLGTCKSGAAALLEEEQDDPICTDPKGADRTTAHLQLIDAITFGLEL; encoded by the coding sequence ATGAAACGCCTTGCCCTTCTCACCATGCTTGGATTGCCAATCGCGGCTCCGGTTGCGGCGGATATGCTGCCCGGTTATGACCGGTTCGATCTGACGGCCGACCACCGCGCCAGCCCCATCGCCGCCTCGATTTGGTATCCGGCAGCGAACCCCACATATCGCGCGCCTGTCGGCGATGGTCCGATCTTCGACCCGACCTTCGCGTTCATTGGCCCCGCCATTGCACAGGGAGAGCATCCGCTTGTACTTTTGTCCCATGGATCAGGCGGTAATTCCGATAGCCTGGGATGGCTGACAAGCGGCCTTGTCGCGAACGGGGCGATTGTTTTGGCGGTGAACCATCCGGGATCCACAAGCGGCGATAGTTCCCCTCGCCGATCGGTTGATCTGGGCGCGCGCGCAAATGACCTGACGGCCGCGCTCGACATGATCCTCGCTGACCCTGCTTTTGCGCCATTCATCGATCCAGATCGGATTGGCGTCGTCGGATTCTCCTTGGGCGGGACCACCGCTCTCGGAATGGCCGGCGTCCGCTTCGATGGTGCTGCGCAAGACACGAATTGCAGCACTGGTCCCGATGCTGCTGATTGCGTTTTCTTCCGCCGTGGCGGAGTACGGTTTGCCGACTACCCCGGTTTCGAAGCGGATGCACGCGACCCGCGCATATCACGGGCCGTGATTGTCGACCCCGGCTTTGGCGGTGCCGCTGATCCAGGGACGCTCCAGGGCGCTTTGGCGGGGATTACTCTCATCAACCTGGGTGATGCAGACAGACTCGGAGCTGTTGACGTGGGACCGGATGGAAATGACCTCGCGAACAGGTTGCCCGATGCAACATACGTTGAGATTGCAGCGGCAAACCACTTCACGTTCCTCGGCACCTGCAAATCTGGTGCCGCCGCGTTGCTTGAAGAGGAGCAGGACGACCCGATCTGCACGGACCCGAAAGGCGCGGATCGCACCACTGCGCACTTGCAGCTGATTGACGCAATTACGTTTGGTCTTGAGCTCTAA
- a CDS encoding helix-turn-helix domain-containing protein: MPMLPIPAFAAIVLAYLAARTFMSEGRPLLVAFLTACAVQSLLVALVLGYDIAWLRPILPVSATVIPPLAWITLQDALISRISLRQTVLHGAAPSFTLFCRVFAPETTDIVVPLVFTGYGCAILYLLHSATDMPLARLDAGQVPKVLWQVLGWALIASALSDVLIAVAFMTGNEKWAGWLITFSSSLVLVLLGLLSGSPSAAGVVGEDPDEPAPRPRETSKEDIEILEVLETFLRREPMHLDPNLSLSRLSRRLHLPEKRLSMAVNRATGANVSRYINSWRIRHACKLIEDGATVTDAMLDSGFNTKSNFNREFVRETGVPPSQWKRGVQPSANVARIFDAGKGA, encoded by the coding sequence ATGCCCATGCTCCCGATCCCTGCTTTTGCAGCCATTGTCCTCGCGTATCTTGCCGCTCGCACCTTTATGTCAGAGGGCAGGCCGCTGCTTGTCGCCTTCCTTACCGCCTGCGCGGTTCAATCTCTTCTGGTCGCTCTGGTTCTGGGCTACGACATTGCGTGGCTCAGGCCCATTTTGCCAGTCAGTGCCACGGTCATCCCGCCGCTCGCCTGGATCACATTGCAGGATGCCCTGATCAGCCGGATATCGCTGCGTCAAACCGTGCTGCACGGCGCGGCCCCGTCATTTACACTGTTCTGTCGTGTCTTCGCGCCCGAGACGACGGATATCGTCGTGCCGCTAGTCTTTACTGGCTATGGCTGCGCGATCCTATATCTGTTGCACAGCGCCACAGACATGCCCCTTGCCCGGCTGGACGCCGGGCAAGTCCCTAAGGTTCTTTGGCAGGTCCTGGGCTGGGCGTTGATTGCTTCCGCCCTCAGCGACGTTCTCATCGCGGTCGCCTTCATGACGGGCAACGAAAAATGGGCTGGATGGCTGATCACCTTCTCTTCGTCTCTGGTGCTTGTGCTTTTGGGGTTGCTCAGTGGCAGCCCCTCTGCAGCGGGTGTGGTTGGCGAAGACCCAGATGAGCCAGCTCCACGCCCCAGAGAAACGAGTAAAGAGGACATCGAAATCCTGGAAGTGCTTGAGACGTTTTTGAGGCGCGAGCCCATGCATCTTGATCCCAACCTGAGCTTGTCGCGGCTTTCGCGCCGCTTGCATCTGCCGGAGAAGCGCCTTTCGATGGCCGTCAACCGCGCGACCGGTGCCAATGTCTCTCGCTACATCAATAGCTGGCGCATTCGTCATGCCTGCAAGCTTATCGAGGATGGTGCAACCGTCACCGATGCGATGCTGGATAGCGGTTTCAACACCAAATCGAACTTCAATCGAGAATTTGTACGAGAGACCGGCGTTCCGCCGAGCCAATGGAAACGCGGAGTGCAACCATCTGCAAATGTGGCGCGGATTTTCGACGCGGGCAAAGGTGCTTGA